The Thermanaerovibrio acidaminovorans DSM 6589 genome contains a region encoding:
- the dnaG gene encoding DNA primase, with amino-acid sequence MDDPVRAIKERIDIVDLVSSYIPLRKRGRSYVALCPFHSERTPSFTVSRERQTYHCFGCGKGGDIFSFVMEMENLPFREALEKLAPMAGVQLDSGPGRRRSRDVLEEALRFFRDALASREGAYAAAYLERRRLDRRALELFEIGWAPASWGALRDHLSSLGFSREEMLEVGLLVEGSKGPYDRFRGRVIFPLRNETGRLVGFGGRLVDGEGAKYVNSPEGPLFEKRKFLYLLNMAKHAIRERGRVILVEGYMDAIRCHLTGFSEAVACLGTSLTEEQCGVIARHADRCLICFDSDLAGQEATIRGMYMLNRLGVDVEVVRLPRGKDPDELLSQPDGASDFRRALESTLPLPVFHAEVKGGGGSLKETGDLLDQLATLSPAYLKRHMPRVAEALSLLPHEVEREVAGRRSSKPRVAEPARREASVPPSRGDSREDLWEWGLCSLLWTNPDLRSRQSPEALLPLLMREEARVLVLALLCGERPEELESRWHRTGETVFLSVLAKGGAFIDGLGLDDPLGAVLLNLERNRDLRRYEALKVKIARGDQVTQEDLREFFALAAKMKGRG; translated from the coding sequence CTGGACGATCCAGTTCGCGCCATAAAGGAGCGGATAGATATAGTGGACCTGGTGTCCTCTTACATCCCCTTGAGGAAGAGGGGCAGGAGCTACGTGGCCCTGTGCCCCTTCCACTCGGAGCGCACCCCGTCGTTCACCGTCTCCCGGGAGAGGCAGACCTACCATTGCTTTGGCTGCGGCAAGGGGGGGGACATTTTCTCCTTCGTCATGGAGATGGAGAACCTGCCCTTCCGGGAGGCGCTGGAGAAGCTGGCCCCCATGGCGGGGGTCCAGCTGGACTCCGGTCCCGGGAGGCGCAGGTCCCGGGACGTGCTGGAGGAGGCACTACGGTTCTTCCGGGACGCCCTTGCCTCCCGGGAGGGGGCCTACGCGGCGGCCTACCTGGAGCGCCGGCGCCTGGACCGACGGGCCCTGGAGCTCTTCGAGATAGGCTGGGCCCCCGCCTCCTGGGGGGCCCTTCGGGATCACTTGTCCTCCCTTGGGTTCTCCAGGGAGGAGATGCTGGAGGTGGGGCTTCTGGTGGAGGGCTCCAAGGGGCCCTACGACCGGTTCCGGGGTAGGGTCATCTTCCCCCTGAGGAACGAGACCGGCCGGCTGGTGGGTTTCGGGGGCCGGCTGGTGGACGGGGAGGGGGCCAAGTACGTCAACAGCCCCGAGGGACCCCTTTTCGAGAAGCGCAAGTTCCTATATCTTCTTAACATGGCGAAGCACGCCATAAGGGAGAGGGGCCGGGTGATCCTGGTGGAGGGCTACATGGACGCCATAAGGTGTCACCTTACGGGCTTCAGCGAGGCGGTGGCCTGCCTCGGGACATCCCTTACGGAGGAGCAGTGCGGGGTCATAGCCCGGCACGCGGATCGGTGCCTGATCTGCTTCGACTCGGACCTGGCAGGACAGGAGGCCACCATAAGGGGCATGTACATGCTGAACCGCCTGGGGGTTGACGTGGAGGTGGTCCGCCTCCCCCGGGGGAAGGACCCGGACGAGTTGCTCTCCCAGCCCGATGGGGCATCGGACTTCCGGCGGGCCCTGGAATCCACCCTGCCGCTGCCGGTGTTCCACGCGGAGGTTAAGGGGGGGGGAGGGTCCCTGAAGGAGACTGGGGACCTGCTTGACCAGTTGGCCACCCTCTCCCCCGCGTACCTTAAGCGGCACATGCCCCGGGTGGCGGAGGCCCTCTCCCTGCTGCCCCACGAGGTGGAGCGGGAGGTGGCCGGAAGGCGCAGCAGTAAGCCCCGGGTGGCGGAGCCCGCCAGGCGGGAGGCCAGCGTGCCCCCCTCCCGGGGGGACAGCCGGGAGGACCTCTGGGAGTGGGGGCTGTGTAGCTTGCTATGGACCAACCCTGACCTTAGGTCCAGGCAGTCTCCTGAGGCGCTCCTCCCCCTTCTGATGCGGGAGGAGGCCCGGGTCTTGGTGCTGGCCCTGCTCTGCGGCGAGAGGCCCGAGGAGCTGGAGTCCCGATGGCACAGGACCGGGGAGACGGTCTTCCTCTCCGTCCTGGCCAAGGGGGGGGCTTTCATAGATGGGCTGGGTTTGGATGATCCGTTGGGTGCGGTATTATTGAACCTGGAGCGGAACCGTGACCTGAGACGTTACGAGGCCTTGAAGGTCAAGATAGCCCGGGGGGACCAGGTCACCCAGGAGGACCTTAGGGAGTTCTTCGCTCTGGCCGCCAAGATGAAGGGAAGGGGGTAG